The sequence CTCGGGTGGCAGACCGTCAATCGAGGCGTCGAGCATCTCCGCCATGACCTCTTTCGGCTCGCCCACGCTGAGGCCGCCGATCGCCGAGCCGTCGAGCGGCAGGTCCCGCAGGAAGCTCGCGCTCTCCCGCCGTCGGTCCGGATCGAAGCCCCCTTGAGCGATCCCGAAGAGCATGGGGCGGGAGTCGGGCGCCACATCCGCCTGGCGCGCGGCGAAGCGCTCGATGGCACGACGCAGCCAGCGGTGCGTTCGCTCCATCGCCGCGGCCTGCGCGGCGTCGTCGCTCCCGTAGCCGACCAACTCGTCGAGTGGCATGATGATGTCCGAGCCAAAGCCGAGCTGGAGGTCGATCGCCGATTCGGGGGTCAGTTCCCAAAGGCTTCCGTCGAGGTGAGAACGGAAGGTCACGCCCTCCTCGCGCACCTCCCGCCGCTGTGCCAGGCTGAAGACCTGAAAGCCCCCGGAGTCGGTGAGGATCGGTCCGTCCCACGCCATGAAGCGCTGGACGCCGCCTGCCGCTTCCAGGACAGCCAGGCCCGGACGGAGCATGAGGTGATAGGTATTCGCAAGAATGATGTCGGTGCCGCTCGCCCGCACCTCATCCGGCGTCAGCGACTTGACGCTCGCCTGGGTGCCAACGGGCATGAACGCCGGCGTGCGCACTTCACCGCGCCGGGTCCGGAGGATACCGACGCGGGCCCTGGTCGTCGGGTCCGATGCCTGGATCTCGAAGTGGTGGGGCTGCTTGCCGCCGGAGTGCGATGCGGCGTTATCGCGCTCAATCATGGTCGAATGGTAGCACAGGCGCCGAGGGGCGCGTCAGGCACGACAGGCGATCGATGCCGATGAGCGACAAACGCCGTACACGCGAGATTCGCCGCCGCCTGCAACTGTGGTCATTCGACCAACTGTACCGCCACGCCTGGTTCTACGATCCGCTGAGCCGCCTGGTGTTCGGCGACGAGTGGCATCGCTGGCGCCAGGCTGTCCTCCCTTTCGTTGGTCCAGGGCGCGTCCTCGACCTCGGCTGTGGAACCGGAGCGCTCCTCCCCGAACTGCACGAGAGGGCGATCGCCATTGGCGTGGATCGGTCGCCGAGTATGCTGCGCGTAGCGAGCCGGCGTGTTCGCCGCGGCTGGCTGGTGCGCGCTGCCGCTGGAGCCCTCCCCTTCCGCGACGCCGCATTCACGACGGTCGTCTCAACCTTCCCGGCGCCGTTCATCCTCGAGCGGGACACACTCGCTGAAGTGGCCCGCGTCCTCGAGCCGGGTGGGCGGTTCGTTGTCGTTCTCGGCGGTGAGATCACGGATTGGCAAGGATGGCGCCGGCCGGTCGGAGTACTCGCCCGTCTCTTCTACGGGGATCGGGTAAGGGGCGGCACCCCTTCGACGGACGTGCTCGCGTATCCCGCCCTGCCCGGGGTCTGGCACACCGTCGCCACACCCCGCGGGCATGCTCATCTCTGGGTTGCAAGCCGTACTGACCGCCCGGCGGCTGGGGGCTAACTGGTCGTGCCGCCGGACCCTGTCCCGGTGTCGTGGCCGTTGGACGCAACCGCGGGCGGCGCATCGATCGGCATCAGGTCGGCAAGCGGGTCGGCCTTGGTCGGCATCCGCTGCGGGGCAGCGGCCTTTGCCTCGGCCACAGCCTTGGCGACACGCGCCGACGCCCCGGGGGGCGGCGGAGGCGTGTTGATCTGGTCCAAACGGGTTGCCTCGGTCAGCACCGATGTCGTGGTCCGGTGCACGTCCGCGGCGGACTGCCGGACCTCGTCGCCCACCGACGTGACCTCGCTGGTGACCTCGTTGAGCGTCCGCTGGAACTCGCCCGTCAGGTCGCTGGTTGCGGCCCGGAACTCGCGGATGCCCTTCCCGATCCCCTGCGCGATCTCAGGCAGTTTTCCCGGCCCGAAGATCATGAGGGCGATCACCATGATCACCAGGATCTCCATCGGCCCCATGCCAAAGAAGTTCATCCACGCTCTCCGTTCGACGCTACCGCAGCCCCTGGGCCCGTCCGGATGCTGACGGTTGGTAGTATACCATCGCGAGCGGGCACGGACGGCGAGGCGCGATCGCTGGGACGTGTGCTGGCCGCATGGAGAGGGAATGGCAGCCGGTGCTCCTACTCGACGGCCGGATCTTAGCATATCGGCGCGGAGGTATTACGCGATATGTCGCTGAACTCGCCGCCCACCTGCCCGCGGCGGCACCGGACCTGACCGTGCGCGTCCTTGTCAACCGCGCCGGCATCGAGGCCGGTCTGCCGACCGTCCGCGTCAGAACTCCTCCGCACCACCGGCTTGAGCGCTGGACGCTCGGATTGGAAGTGCTGCGCCACAGGCCCCGCCTGCTCCACAGCCCCGACTTTATTCCACCGGTCGCGCCAGGCATCCCGCTGGTCGTGACTGTGCACGACCTTGCATTCCTCACCGACCCGTCCCTGCTCGCAGCCGACGGCCTGCGCTACTACGGTCAACTCCCGCGCGCGATCCACGCGGCACGGGCGGTAATCGCTGTCTCGGGCACGGTTCGTGAACAGGTTATCGAGCGGCTCGGCGTGCCGGCGCACCAGGTACACGCCGTCTACAACGGAGTGGCCGACACCTTCTTCGCCGAGCCGTCCGAACCGCCCAACCAGACGATCGCGCGGGAGGCGCCCGAGATCGCCCCCGCTCTGCTCGGCCGTGATCGGCCAGTGATCCTGGTGGTGGGCACCGTTGAGCCGCGCAAGCGTCACGTCTTACTCGCGCGGGCGGTGGCGGATCTGGCCGTGCGGCAGCCAGACCTTGCCCCGCTCCTCGTCGTCGCCGGCCAGCCGGGTTGGCGCTCGGAGGAGGGCACGGCGGCGATCCGCGAACTGGAGCAGTCAGGACTGGCTGTCTGGCTGACGGAGGTCGGCGACCGGCTCCTGCACGCGCTCTATCGCACGGCGACCGTGCTCGCCCTCCCCTCGTTCGACGAGGGGTTCGGCCTGCCGCTCGCAGAGGCGATGGCGGCGGGACTGCCGGCGGTGGTCGCCAAGCGCGGGGCGCTGCCTGAGGTGGCGGGCGACGCGGCGGTGCTCGTCGATGAGGACGAGCCGGCAACGTGGGCGGAGGTGCTGGCGTGGGTGCTGGACGATGCCACGCTGCGGCGCGACCTGGCTGCGCGCGGCAGGGAGCGGGCGGCACAGTTCCGCTGGGAACGAACGGCGCGGGAGACCGCGGCTATCTACCGGAGGGTGCTCGCTGGTGAATGAGCGACCGACCTGGTTGATCGTGGGGCTCGGCAACCCGGGACAACGCTACGCGGCGACCCGGCACAACATCGGCTTCATGGTGGTCGACCATCTCGCACGGAAGTTGGAGCCGGGGACGTTGCGCAACCAGTTCGACAGCGAGCTGATCGAGACGCGCGACGAGCCCGGCCGCATCGTGCTGCAGAAGCCGCAAACCTACATGAACCTCAGCGGGATCGCCGTGGCCCAGGCGGCACGCTGGTACCGTGTCCCCACCGAGCGCATCCTCATCATCTATGACGACCTCGATCTCCCGTTCGGCCGCATCCGGCTACGTCCGGGTGGCAGTAGTGCCGGGCACAAGGGTTTACAGTCCGTGATCGAGCACCTCGGCACCGACCGGGTGCCGCGCCTCCGGGTGGGAATCGGCCGGCCGGCCCACGGGAGCTCCGTGAGCTACGTGCTCAGCCGTTTTCGATCGGAGGAGGAACGGGTCCTACCTGAGGTCATCGCGCTCGCCGCCGATGCCGCGCTCAGTTGGTACCAGGATGGCATCGATGCCGCGATGAACATGTACAATCGGGCTGGTGCCCAGCGAGAGGACGGACGCGAAGCGCAAGGGAGAGTAGACAGCCAGCGGTTCACTTCCGGAACGTAGCGACGGCCGGGAGCAACGAGGCTCCAGGCAGGAGGTGTAACGTGGACTTCGCACTCGACTCCGAGCATCAACTCTTCCGGGAGCGCTTCCGCGCGTTCGCCAACGACGTCGTCGCGCCGCGCGCCGCGGAGATCGACCGCACCGGCGAATTCCCCTGGGACGTGATCAACGCAGCGGCCGAACTGGGGCTGCTCGGGGTGCCGATCCCCGAGGAGTACGGCGGCGTAGGAGCCGACGGGCTCGCGTTCACCCTGCTCATCGAGGAGCTTGCCGGCGCGTGCGGGTCCACCGCACTCACGATCGCTGCCCACACCGGCCTCGTCTGCGTGCCGCTGCTCATGTTCGGCAACGAGGAGCAGAAGCGGCGCTTCCTCACGCCGCTGGCCGAGGGAAAGATGCTCGGCGCGTTCGGACTCACCGAGCCGCAGGCCGGCTCCGACGCGGGCGCCACGCGAACCACCGCCGTGCGCGACGGCAACGAGTTCGTGATTAACGGCCAGAAGGTCTTCACCACCAACGGCAGCATCGCCGGGGTGATCATCGTCACCGCCGTGACAGACCCCGAGGCCGGGCGGCGCGGAATTTCCAACATCATCGTGCCGGCCGACGCGCCCGGTGTGAGCTTCGGGCAGGACCAGGAGAAGATGGGCCTCCACGGCTCGGTCACCTCCCAGGTCTACTTCCAGGACTGCCGGGTTCCGGTCGACAACCTCCTGGGCCGCCCGGGGGAGGGCTTCAGACAATTCCTCCAGGTCCTCGACGGGGGCCGGATCGGCATCGGGGCGATGTCAGTCGGGATCGCCCAGGCGGCGCTGCGTGCGGCCCGGGACTACGCGCTGGAGCGCGAGCAGTTCGGTCAGCGCATCGCGGACTTCCAGGCCATCAGTTTCATGCTCGCCGATATGGCGACCCAGCTTGAGGCCGCGCGCTGGCTGGTATACCGGGCGGCCTGGCTGAAGGATCGTGGCTTGCCGCACACCACCGAAGCGGCGATGGCCAAGCTCTTCGCTTCGGAAGCCGCCGAGCGTATCTGCCACAAGGCGATTCAGATTCACGGGGGATACGGGTACACCACGGAGTACCCGGTTGAGCGGTATTACCGCGATGTCCGCCTGACTGAGATCGGCGAGGGCACGTCGGAGATTCAACGGCTCGTCATCGCCCGCCGGCTCCTGGCGGAAGCATAGGTAGGAAGGGACGGACAAGCCGATGGAGATCACGCGCGTCGCGGTCGTCGGCGCGGGGACGATGGGGAGCGGGATCGTGCAGGTCGTGGCTCGGGCCGGTATCCCGGTCACAATGATCGACCGCGACCAGGCGATCCTGGACCGCGCATTTGAGACGATCGCGCAACGGCTCCACCGTGAGGTGGAGAAGGGACGGCTCACCGAGGAGGAGGCGGGCGTTGCCACGAGCCTGATCCAGACCGACGCCTCCGTCGACAGCGCGGCTGAGGCCGACCTTGTTATCGAGGCGGTGCCCGAAGTTCTGGACCTGAAAGCGGATATTTTCCGGCGCCTGGATGAGATCAGCCCCAGCGCGACAATCCTGGCATCCAACACGTCGTCGATCTCCATCACCCAGCTCGCTGCGATCACCCGCCGGCCGGACAAGGTCGTCGGCATGCACTTCTTCAACCCGGTCCCGGTCATGCAACTGGTCGAGGTTATCCGCGGGTTGGGCACCTCGGACGAGACGCACGCCGCGGTGATGGATCTTGCCAGGCGGCTGGGCAAGACGCCGGTGACGGTGAACGACTTTCCCGGCTTCGTCTCCAACCGCGTGCTGATGCCAATGATCAACGAAGCGATCTTCTGCCTGATGGAGGGGGTCGCCACCGCTGAGGACATCGACACCGTGATGCGGCTCGGTATGAACCACCCCATGGGGCCGCTGGCGCTGGCCGACCTGATCGGCCTCGACGTCTGCCTCGACATCCTGGAGGTGCTGCACCGCGACCTGGGCGACGACAAGTACCGCCCGTGCCCGCTCCTGCGGAAGATGGTCGCAGCCGGGAAACTGGGCAGGAAGACGGGCGAGGGATTCTACACCTACCCGTAGGGAGCGACGATGGACTTCACCCTCCCGGACGAGCTTCGGCTGCTCCAGGAGACCGTGCGTGAGTTCGTGGCGGACGCGGTGACGCCGCGGGCCGCGGATCGCGACCGCGAGGCCGCGTTTCCGGCCGACGAACTCCGCGCCGCCGCAACGCTCGGACTGTGCGGCCTGATGGTGCCAGAGGAGTTCGGGGGGAATCCGGTCGGCTCCTTGGGTGCCGCGCTCGTCTACGAGGAGGTCGCCGCCGGGTCACCGGCGCTATCCGTCACGCTCTCGGTCCACAACACCCTCGTCTGCGGTGCGGTGGCAACCTATGGCCAGCCCGAGCTTCAGGCCGAGCTTCTGCCGAGGCTCGCCTCCGGGGAGATCCTCGGCGCCTACGCGTTGACCGAGCCCAGTGCCGGCTCGGACGCCGCCGCGCTCACGACCCGTGCCCGCCGCGACGGCGACCACTACGTCCTCGACGGGCGGAAGATCTTCGTGACCCACGGCGACCACGCCGGGCTCTACATCATCTTTGCCGTCACCGACCCGGAGGCTCGCACCTCGCGCCGTATCTCGGCCTTCGCCGTCGATCGGGACACACCCGGGCTGGCGGTGCCCCGGCGCGAGCACAAGCTCGGGCTGCGGGCCTCGGAGATCGCCGAGGTGACGTTGACCGAATGTCGCGTCCCGGCGACGCGACTCTTGGGCAACGAGGGTGATGGGTTCGGCATCGCGATGGCGTTGCTCGACGGTGGCCGCATCGGCATCGGTGCCCAGGCGGTCGGCATCGCCCGCGGCGCCTTTGACCTGGCCCGGCGGTACGCCCGTGAGCGCCAGCAGTTCGGCCGCCCGATCGCGGACTTCCAGGCGATCCAGTGGAAGCTGGCCGACATGGCAACGCGGATCGACGCGGCGCGGCTCCTCGTGTGGCGGGCCGCGACCCTGCGCGACCAGGGCCAGCCACATACCCTCGCGGCCTCGCAGGCCAAACTCTTCGCCTCCGAGACCGCGACGTTCGTGACGGACCAGGCGGTCCAGATCCACGGCGGCTACGGCTACCTCGAGGAGTACGCAGTCGAGCGATATTTTCGGGATGCCCGCGCGACGGTGATCTACGAAGGGACCTCCGAGATCCAGCGACTCGTCATCGCGCGCCGGCTCTTGAGTGACAGTCAGTGAGGTTTGGAGAAACCGATGGCAGGTCAGTCAACAGAGAAGAACGGACAGTCGACGCAGCGCGGCTATCTCATGCTGCTGGTGGGGCACGAGCGTGCGACGTCGGACGCCGCGCTCGGCATCGCCCTCCGCGCAGCGGGGCACAACCTTCGCGTGCACATCATCGAGTTCCTAAAGGGCGGGCGCGACCGCGGCGAGGTCGCCGCCGTGTCCTTCCTCACCGGAGTGACGCTCACCCAGTACGGCACCGTCCCTCCCCAGCGAACGGTGGAGGACATGGACGGTCCGGCCATCGCGCCTGACCGCCTCGAGGCGGCGCTACGAGAGGCGCAGGTGCACGTGCGCCAGCGCGTCACCAACATCCTCATCCTCGACGGGCTGCTGACTCTGGTCGGCCAGGGCCTGGTAGAGGAGTCCAGGATTCTGGACTTGGTGAATGAGTCCGCCCCATGGCTCGACATCGTCGTCAGTGGGGCAACAGTTACCGATACCCTGAAGGAGGCCGCCGATTCGGTTACCATGATGGAAATCGTCAAGTCCAGCGAGCGCGCCGAGCAGCCGCTCCGCCGCGGCATTCACTACTGACGGGCCGGCCCGCACGCCGGACCGAGGAGGTGGGACACGCCATGCGCCACTTCGACGTCAACGACGACGAGCGATACCGCGAGCCACCCGATCCGGCCCAGCGGGACTTCACGACCGTCTCGGGTGAGCCGGTCAAGGAGGTCTACACCGAAGACGATCTGGAGCGGGTAGGGTTCGATCCCGAGCGAGACCTGGGTCGCCCAGGCGAATATCCCTTCACCCGGGGTATCCACAAGAACCTCTATCGGGGCAAGCTCTGGACGATGCGGATGTTCTCCGGCTTCGGCTCGGCAGAGGAGACGAACGCCCGCTTCCGCTACCTGCTAGACCACGGTGAGACCGGCCTCTCCATCGCCTTCGACCTGCCCACGCTCTACGGTCGCGACACCGACGATCCGATGGCGGAGGGCGAGTTCGGCAAGTGCGGCGTGGCCGTGTCGTCGCTGGCCGACATGGAGATCCTGCTCGACGGGATTCCACTCGACCAGATCACGACCTCGATGACGATCAACGGACCGGCCGCCGCGATCTGGGCGATGTACATCGCTACGGCCGAGAAGCGCGGCATCCCGCGAGCCAAGCTGGGTGGCACGCTTCAGAACGACATCCTCAAGGAGTTCACCGCCCAGAACGAGTACATCTTCCCGCCCGAGCCGTCGATGAGCCTCGTGACCGACACCATTGAGTTCGCCTCCCGCGAGATGCCGAAGTGGAACAGCATCAGCGTCAGTGGGTACCACATCCGCGAGGCGGGGGCGACCGCTACCGAAGAGCTGGCGTTCACCATCGCCGACGGTATGGCCTACGTGGATGCGGCACTTGCCCGTGGCCTGGACATCGACGAGTTCGCGCCCCGGATCTCGTTCTTCTTCAACTGTCACAACGATTTCTTCGAGGAGATTGCCAAGTTCCGTGCTGCGCGGCGCATCTGGGCCCGGCTGATGCGCGAGCACTACGGGGCGAAGAACCCGCGCTCCTGGTGGATGCGCTTCCACACGCAGACCGCGGGCTGCTCCCTCACCGCGCAGGAGCCGGAGAACAACATTATCCGGACCACGATCCAGGCGCTGGCGGCCGTCCTCGGCGGAACCCAGTCGTTGCACACCAACTCGCTCGACGAGGCACTGGCGCTGCCGTCCGACTGGGCGGTGCGCATCGCCCTGCGCACACAGCAGATCATCGCCTATGAGAGCGGCGTCGCCAACAGCGTCGACCCGCTCGCCGGCAGCTACCTGGTCGAGACCATGACCAGCGAGATGGAGCAGCGCGTGCAGGCGATCCTCGATGAGATTGCTGAAATGGGGGGCGTTCTTGCCGCCATCGAGAACGGCTACTTCCAGCGGCGCATCGCCGACAGCGCCTACCGCTACGAACAGGCCATAGCCGAGCGCCGCAAGATCGTGATCGGCGTCAATGCGCTGCGCAACGAGGAGCCGGCGGACATCCCGCTTCTGACGATGGACCCCGAGGGGGAGGAGCGCCAGCGCCAGCGCCTCGCACGCGTGCGCCGGGAGCGCGATCAGGACGAGTGGCGCGCTTCCCTCGACGCGCTGGAGCAAGCGGCACGCGCCGGGGAGAACTTGATGCCGCACCTTCTGCGCGCGGTGCGCGCCTACGCTACGCTCGGGGAGATCACCAACTGCCTCAAGGCCGTGTACGGTGAGTACCGGCCCGTGGCGGTGGTCTGATCGAGGGGAGGAGAAGGTGTCTGCCAGCCGGACGCGCCCGATCCGGGTACTCGTGGCAAAACCCGGCCTCGACGGCCACGACCGCGGAGCCAAGGTCATGGTCCGCGCGCTGCGCGACGCCGGAATGGAGGTGATCTACACCGGCCTCTTCCAGACGCCGGAGATGATCGCCCGCGCCGCCGCCGACGAAGATGTCGACGTGATCGGCCTCAGCATCCTCTCCGGGGCCCACAACGCCCTCGTGCCGCGGGTGATGGAAGAGTTACGGAAGATGGGCATCGACGACGTGCTGGTAGTCGTCGGCGGCACGATCCCCGAGGAGGACGTCCCAAGACTGAAGGCGGCCGGAGTCGCCGAGGTCTTCGGACCAGGCACGCCGCTGCCCGACGCGATCGAGTTCATCCGCGCGAACGCCCCACGGCGAGAGGACGTGGCGTGAGCGATCTCATCCAGCGCTTCCTGGCGGGCGACCGGCGTGCTCTGGCGCGGCTGCTCTCTCACGTCGAGAACCGTACCGAACTCGGCGCCCGCGCCATCCGCGAGTCGTTCGACCGCACCGGTCGAGCGCACATCGTCGGCATCACCGGCCCTCCCGGTGCCGGCAAGAGCACCCTCACCAACGCCCTGATCCGCGAACTGCGCGGCCGCGACCGCAGGGTCGGGGTGCTGGCCATCGATCCCTCAAGCGCCATCACTGGCGGCGCCACGCTCGGCGACCGGATCAGAATGATGGAGAACCACGCCGACGAGGGCGTCTACATCCGCAGCATGGCAACGCGCGGCCAGATGGGCGGGCTGGCCCTGGCGGCGACCGGCGCGATCCACCTCCTCGACGCCTACGGCTTCGACGTCATCCTGGTCGAGACCGTCGGTGTCGGGCAGGACGAGGTAGACATCGCCGAGACCGCCGATACCACTCTGCTGGTCCAGGTACCCGGCCTTGGCGACAGCATCCAAACGATCAAGGCCGGGATCATGGAGATTGCCGACATCCTGGTCGTCAATAAGGCCGACCGTCCCGATGCCCGGCAACTCGTTCGCGACCTGCGCAACATGCTGCTCCTGGGCGAGACCCCCGAGGGCGACTGGAAGATCCCGATCGTGGAAACGGTGGCGACCGAGGGAACCGGCATACCGCGGCTGGTGGACCAAATCGACGCGCATCGCGCCTGGCTGGAGGAGTCGGGACGGCACCGGGGTCGCATCGAACGCCGCCTCGCCCGCGAGGTGGTGCTCCTGGCTCGCGAGCGATTCGACCAGTGGATCACCGCCAGGCTCCACGACCAGGCGTTCGCGGACGCACGCGCGGCACTCCTGGCACGTCAGGTCGATCCGGGAACGCTGGCGGACCGCCTCCTGGACGGCGTGCTCGACCCGGCCGACACCACCCAGACCCGTCGTTAACCCTTCTCTCCGCTCAGGGCCGCCATCGCTACGTCGATGAGCGGCTCTGGATCGACCTCCTCGCCGCCTTCGAGGCTCAGCCAGACAAGGAATTCGACGTTTCCCGCCGGGCCACGGATCGGCGACGGCGTCAGCCCTCGGACCGTGAAGCCGAGGGACTGTGCCTCGGTCAGCACCCGCCGGAGCACCTCCCGGTGGACCCTTGGGTCGCGAACGACCCCGCCCTTCCCGACCTTCTCTCGCCCCGCCTCGAACTGCGGTTTGATCAGCGCCACACACGAGCCGTCTGGCTTGAGTACCCGCAGCGCAGCGGGCAGTACCAGTGCCAGTGAGATGAAGGAAACGTCGATGGTCACGATGTCGATCGGCTCCGGCAGCGACTCCAGGTACCGCACGTTGGTGCGGTCGAGCACGACCACGCGCGGATCCTGTCGCAGCCGGTAGTCGAGTTGCCCGTAGCCGACGTCGATGGCGTACACCCGCGCCGCGCCGCGTTGGAGCA is a genomic window of Sphaerobacter thermophilus DSM 20745 containing:
- a CDS encoding TlyA family RNA methyltransferase, whose amino-acid sequence is MSKRVRADELLVARGLAETRSRARAMIMAGAVRSGDRVIDKPGTLLPPDAPLDLRERPRFVSRGGEKLDWALEQFALDIRDRICADFGASTGGFTDVLLQRGAARVYAIDVGYGQLDYRLRQDPRVVVLDRTNVRYLESLPEPIDIVTIDVSFISLALVLPAALRVLKPDGSCVALIKPQFEAGREKVGKGGVVRDPRVHREVLRRVLTEAQSLGFTVRGLTPSPIRGPAGNVEFLVWLSLEGGEEVDPEPLIDVAMAALSGEKG